In Palaemon carinicauda isolate YSFRI2023 chromosome 21, ASM3689809v2, whole genome shotgun sequence, the following proteins share a genomic window:
- the LOC137615118 gene encoding uncharacterized protein, whose translation MADRGKSDISLANRKIALETDHSWMAETRESDIALANREIALEPDHSWMAETRESDIALANRELALEPDHSWMAETRESDIALANREIALEPDHSWMAETRESDIALANREIALEPDHSWMAETRESDIALANREIALEPDHSWMAETRESDIALANREIALEPDHSWMAETRESDIALANREIAIEPDHSWMAETRESDIALANRKIAIEPDHSWMAETRESDIALANRKIALEPDHSWMAETRESDTALANREIALEPDHSWMAETRESDTALANREIALEPDHSWMAETRESDIALANREIALEPDHSWMAETRESDTALANRPMP comes from the coding sequence atggcagacaGAGGGAAAAGTGACATTTCATTAGCTAACAGGAaaattgccttagagactgaccactcatggatggcagagacaagggaaagtgacattgcattAGCTAACAGGGAAATTGCCTTAGAGCCtgaccactcatggatggcagagacaagggaaagtgacattgcattAGCTAACAGGGAACTTGCCTTAGAGCCtgaccactcatggatggcagagacaagggaaagtgacattgcattAGCTAACAGGGAAATTGCCTTAGAGCCtgaccactcatggatggcagagacaagggaaagtgacattgcattAGCTAACAGGGAAATTGCCTTAGAGCCtgaccactcatggatggcagagacaagggaaagtgacattgcattAGCTAACAGGGAAATTGCCTTAGAGCCtgaccactcatggatggcagagacaagggaaagtgacattgcattAGCTAACAGGGAAATTGCCTTAGAGCCtgaccactcatggatggcagagacaagggaaagtgacattgcattAGCTAACAGGGAAATTGCCATAGAGCCtgaccactcatggatggcagagacaagggaaagtgacattgcattAGCTAACAGGAAAATTGCCATAGAGCCtgaccactcatggatggcagagacaagggaaagtgacattgcattAGCTAACAGGAAAATTGCCTTAGAGCCtgaccactcatggatggcagagacaagggaaagtgacactGCACTAGCTAACAGGGAAATTGCCTTAGAGCCtgaccactcatggatggcagagacaagggaaagtgacactGCACTAGCTAACAGGGAAATTGCCTTAGAGCCtgaccactcatggatggcagagacaagggaaagtgacattgcactagctaaCAGGGAAATTGCCTTAGAGCCtgaccactcatggatggcagagacaagggaaagtgacactGCACTAGCTAACAGGCCAATGCCTTAG